Proteins from a single region of Pontibacillus halophilus JSM 076056 = DSM 19796:
- a CDS encoding phosphoadenosine phosphosulfate reductase family protein — protein sequence MNKALIEEWEKRLAAVNVFQEFDDIIERLKTEYLREDLKPWQIGLSGGKDSSLLLTLVWKMLLQLTKEERQRYVHVVMADTMVETPLMENYQIKVLKQVEKSAYEQGLSDVLRTHMVKPPMKSRFHYKLIGRGTPVPSSTSNRFCTSHLKINPMRKKMEELLKESLENQDPLKPQDPYLMINLLGVRMDESKARANSINNFSTDDLYAKHATDNRILVMHPIRNVTLDELWAYLESEGTLPYGITVAEMKEQYGTTGMECGIKDGSEGEGQSCGKAGSRSGCWTCAVVSEDVMLNNLISEGRSEYRYLLEWKEYMIAIRNDARFRLPTQRQKMNQHARVARESTFSLFDEMDLKNKYEHLYDSFGRAQYTWVPGAMTIEARKRMLEYLLWIEEMTGMKLIEDDELQAIYNTWKEDGYDIGPADIKPVRHVHREKLILKKDGSINDYMTTVTSFPIFYVNIQTKMNISEMVTYIHDKSRETGMHYPYLQQALDYEEHSLVYNEYIFIVCTSHATTQEEAEQLIYSWLDWTNSYPYSLNEQPHEGWCEAEEGIHIPTQKRDQEALSDFVKAFHMLERIDEKKLSTMELWELEDVAENINLFDVIRRNIAINNSIRFSSKNTLVEEESERNGTQLTLIL from the coding sequence ATGAATAAAGCACTAATAGAAGAATGGGAAAAACGATTAGCTGCAGTTAACGTTTTTCAAGAATTCGATGATATAATAGAGAGACTAAAAACGGAATATTTACGAGAAGATTTGAAGCCTTGGCAGATAGGTTTGAGCGGAGGGAAAGATAGCTCTCTTTTACTTACGCTAGTGTGGAAAATGTTGTTGCAACTAACTAAAGAAGAACGTCAAAGGTATGTTCACGTTGTAATGGCTGACACCATGGTGGAAACTCCACTTATGGAAAACTATCAAATTAAAGTTCTCAAACAGGTTGAGAAATCCGCTTATGAACAAGGTTTATCTGATGTATTACGCACACACATGGTGAAGCCCCCAATGAAGTCCAGATTCCATTATAAATTAATCGGCAGAGGGACGCCTGTTCCTAGTTCAACCTCAAATCGTTTTTGTACGTCGCATCTGAAAATAAATCCGATGAGGAAGAAGATGGAGGAACTACTCAAAGAGTCATTAGAGAATCAAGATCCACTTAAACCACAGGACCCATATCTAATGATTAACCTACTTGGGGTAAGAATGGACGAAAGTAAAGCTAGGGCTAATTCCATTAACAACTTTTCTACGGATGATTTATACGCTAAACATGCGACTGACAACAGGATATTAGTTATGCACCCAATAAGAAACGTTACCCTAGACGAATTATGGGCTTACTTAGAAAGCGAAGGTACTTTGCCATACGGAATAACTGTTGCTGAAATGAAAGAGCAGTACGGTACTACAGGTATGGAATGTGGTATTAAAGATGGCTCGGAAGGCGAAGGACAATCATGCGGAAAAGCAGGTTCACGTAGCGGTTGTTGGACGTGCGCAGTGGTGTCGGAAGATGTAATGTTGAATAACCTTATAAGTGAGGGCCGCAGTGAATATAGGTACCTCCTAGAGTGGAAAGAATACATGATTGCGATACGTAATGATGCAAGATTTAGATTACCTACCCAAAGGCAAAAGATGAACCAACATGCAAGGGTAGCGCGAGAATCAACTTTCTCTCTCTTTGATGAAATGGATTTAAAAAATAAGTATGAGCACTTATATGATTCCTTTGGAAGAGCTCAATATACTTGGGTTCCTGGTGCGATGACCATAGAAGCTAGAAAAAGAATGTTAGAATACCTTCTTTGGATAGAAGAAATGACCGGTATGAAGCTTATAGAAGACGATGAATTGCAAGCAATCTATAATACCTGGAAAGAAGATGGCTATGATATAGGTCCAGCTGATATTAAGCCAGTTCGCCATGTTCATAGAGAAAAATTAATCTTGAAAAAGGACGGCAGCATTAATGATTATATGACTACAGTGACCTCTTTCCCTATCTTCTACGTAAATATACAAACTAAGATGAATATTAGCGAAATGGTTACTTATATTCACGATAAATCACGCGAAACAGGTATGCACTATCCCTATTTACAACAAGCATTAGATTATGAAGAACATTCACTGGTATACAACGAATACATCTTTATTGTATGCACCTCACACGCAACTACTCAGGAGGAAGCAGAACAACTAATCTACTCATGGTTAGATTGGACAAACTCCTATCCTTATTCTCTTAATGAACAACCACATGAAGGTTGGTGTGAAGCGGAAGAAGGTATTCATATCCCTACTCAGAAAAGGGATCAGGAAGCATTATCTGATTTTGTGAAGGCATTTCATATGTTGGAGCGAATTGATGAAAAAAAACTCTCAACGATGGAACTATGGGAGTTAGAAGATGTAGCGGAGAATATTAACCTCTTTGACGTCATAAGAAGAAACATAGCTATAAATAACAGCATTAGATTCTCTTCAAAAAATACATTGGTTGAAGAAGAGTCAGAGCGCAATGGTACACAATTAACATTAATACTATAA
- a CDS encoding DUF3854 domain-containing protein — translation MHTLRPTSIRDKETQEVVFYEYYREACPICNSTGACMVHKDGNKVVCIRTESDRPFGKNSAVPGWLHYLKGKPKKIDKAKVAAGAEKRGDDELDSVYRSLLNYAPLTQDHLNHLRSEDRQLSDEQIMTRQYKSFPDKPWNIVKAISKDLNKTDFEGIPGFYEMDGKYGKLFSLAGAKGILIPFRNQYNQIVGFQYRIDKVYYEAHIKVRKEGLKATIIEQPNLVRVTFKDKVVFEGNMEVSKKHHTIENEQGEVLGWVRIKKGTRYFWLSSANKPKGTASGSPAPIHISVPSEKLKHWEKGTLYKTDVAWIGEGPLKGDITSDLLVKRYNYEELKGIGDTIVSVPGVGAWRLAIPILKEMGVKVVNICFDMDANDNVHVKGHLMQLIAELKKENMRANLILWDQSHGKGIDDLYLHGKYPKIKSLF, via the coding sequence ATGCACACATTAAGACCGACTAGTATAAGAGATAAGGAAACACAAGAAGTTGTGTTCTATGAGTATTATCGTGAAGCTTGTCCTATATGTAATAGCACCGGGGCATGTATGGTTCACAAGGATGGCAACAAGGTTGTATGTATTCGGACAGAAAGTGACAGGCCATTTGGCAAGAACAGTGCAGTTCCTGGTTGGCTTCATTACTTAAAGGGTAAACCTAAGAAAATAGATAAAGCCAAGGTTGCTGCAGGCGCGGAGAAAAGAGGGGACGATGAGTTAGATTCAGTCTATCGTTCTTTACTTAACTACGCTCCATTGACGCAAGATCATCTTAATCACTTACGTTCAGAAGATCGTCAACTATCTGATGAACAAATTATGACGAGACAGTATAAAAGTTTTCCTGATAAGCCTTGGAACATTGTTAAAGCCATATCAAAGGACTTAAATAAGACTGACTTTGAGGGCATACCAGGCTTCTATGAAATGGATGGTAAATACGGTAAGCTCTTTAGCTTAGCCGGAGCGAAAGGTATATTAATACCTTTCAGAAATCAATACAACCAAATCGTCGGATTCCAATACCGTATAGACAAGGTGTATTATGAAGCGCATATAAAAGTACGTAAGGAAGGCTTAAAGGCAACGATTATAGAACAGCCTAACTTAGTTAGAGTTACATTCAAGGATAAGGTTGTTTTTGAAGGGAACATGGAGGTATCCAAAAAACATCACACCATTGAAAACGAGCAAGGTGAAGTTTTGGGTTGGGTACGTATTAAAAAGGGGACACGCTATTTTTGGTTAAGCTCAGCCAATAAACCAAAAGGAACGGCTTCTGGAAGTCCAGCACCTATACACATTTCCGTCCCTAGTGAAAAGTTAAAGCATTGGGAAAAAGGAACTCTATACAAAACTGACGTGGCTTGGATTGGCGAAGGTCCCTTAAAGGGTGATATTACATCTGACCTTTTAGTTAAACGCTATAATTACGAAGAACTTAAAGGAATTGGTGATACAATAGTATCAGTACCAGGAGTAGGAGCTTGGAGGTTAGCGATTCCCATCTTGAAGGAAATGGGGGTAAAGGTCGTAAATATTTGCTTTGATATGGATGCTAACGACAATGTTCACGTTAAAGGTCATTTAATGCAGCTAATCGCTGAATTAAAGAAGGAGAATATGCGTGCAAACCTTATCTTATGGGACCAGAGTCATGGTAAGGGGATAGATGATTTGTACCTGCATGGCAAATACCCTAAAATAAAATCTCTTTTCTAA
- a CDS encoding Rad52/Rad22 family DNA repair protein, translated as MSDLRWDEIMRKLQEPFEQKVVKWRLNRAVKTNKGYKVILVPYLDKSSIQARLDQVVGPANWKNEYQEWRQNAVLCGISIRDPFTNEWITKYDGSDETEYQSTKGGFTGALKRAANVWGIGRYLNDIGEVWMDVNENGKNYFSTTVKEGDKKVPIKGKYDTPTLHERFMPKKGNQHPDSQSKEESQREEITRAQILKGVKSKLGIIGITTQPICLQVFKQANPDTEIETLKEIGESATWNELKNFYEALKPVAGIIFSAKKHKVNFKEVVDFVQLIKPIDTIDSMNALFFKLSNDDVVRVSDYIKDCWRAKRDNGEFENHAS; from the coding sequence ATGAGTGATTTAAGATGGGACGAAATTATGCGCAAGTTGCAAGAGCCCTTTGAACAAAAGGTTGTGAAGTGGAGGTTGAATCGAGCTGTTAAGACTAATAAGGGTTATAAGGTCATTCTTGTACCTTACCTAGATAAAAGCTCAATTCAAGCGAGACTAGACCAAGTAGTTGGACCAGCTAATTGGAAGAACGAATACCAAGAGTGGAGACAAAACGCTGTATTATGTGGGATTTCTATCCGAGATCCATTCACTAATGAGTGGATAACCAAGTACGATGGTTCGGATGAAACGGAATATCAATCGACCAAAGGAGGTTTTACCGGTGCTCTTAAACGTGCAGCAAACGTTTGGGGAATCGGACGCTACCTCAACGACATTGGTGAAGTATGGATGGACGTCAACGAAAACGGTAAGAATTATTTTAGTACTACTGTTAAAGAAGGCGATAAAAAGGTCCCTATAAAAGGAAAGTATGACACTCCTACTCTGCATGAGCGATTCATGCCCAAAAAAGGGAACCAACATCCCGATAGTCAGAGCAAGGAAGAAAGTCAAAGAGAAGAAATAACCCGAGCCCAGATTTTAAAAGGTGTTAAATCTAAGCTAGGAATTATCGGGATAACTACTCAACCAATATGTCTTCAGGTGTTTAAGCAAGCAAATCCTGACACTGAAATTGAAACTTTAAAAGAAATTGGTGAGAGCGCTACATGGAACGAGCTGAAAAACTTCTATGAAGCTCTCAAACCTGTAGCGGGCATTATTTTTTCTGCTAAGAAGCATAAAGTTAATTTCAAAGAAGTGGTTGATTTCGTTCAATTGATTAAACCAATAGACACCATTGACTCAATGAATGCGTTGTTCTTTAAATTGTCCAATGATGATGTAGTTAGAGTTAGTGATTACATTAAAGATTGTTGGAGAGCTAAAAGAGACAATGGTGAATTTGAAAACCACGCATCATAA
- the dnaN gene encoding DNA polymerase III subunit beta yields the protein MEFTINQSVLVEGLKAVKGLVAKPGSSNPLLTGILIEADNKEIKLTAGNGNNFITYGIDIKDHEDCSITKPGAVVWHKTVTDIVNKYKDATLSFSKNEKDFTTIKSGADEFEMAGFNATEYPTLADYDSQNAYTLPGDVFQKLIKRTAFAASESDTRPILSGVQFEFQEEGTLCTCTDSHRMARVKASTTNSNEQSIVVKAENVKEMAKVFDVTKEIECFLEQDNLLIAKSDNVVFYVRLLEGNYPDVSKLIPQEFPSRITLNRNDLLQAVDKVNILSKTSGSATAIRFELDEKSADLFSVGDEGTNNVVSLSVAQQDVGKGNANIRVSGLEGDTVETFAFNGRFLQDALQAMESTEVMICIQGPMKPFLIIPKHETDERKMEEIQLILPVRLY from the coding sequence ATGGAATTTACAATTAATCAGAGTGTATTAGTAGAAGGTTTAAAAGCAGTAAAAGGACTTGTGGCCAAACCTGGAAGTAGCAACCCGTTATTAACCGGTATCCTCATTGAAGCGGATAACAAGGAAATTAAATTGACCGCTGGGAACGGTAATAACTTTATTACTTACGGGATTGATATTAAAGATCATGAAGATTGCTCTATCACCAAACCAGGAGCAGTCGTTTGGCATAAGACGGTTACAGATATAGTGAACAAGTATAAAGACGCTACTCTCTCGTTTAGCAAGAATGAGAAAGACTTCACTACTATTAAATCCGGTGCAGATGAATTTGAAATGGCTGGGTTCAATGCAACAGAGTACCCTACTCTGGCTGACTATGACTCTCAGAATGCATACACCCTACCTGGTGATGTATTTCAAAAGCTAATCAAACGAACTGCCTTTGCTGCTTCTGAATCAGATACGCGCCCTATCTTGAGTGGTGTTCAATTTGAATTCCAAGAAGAAGGCACGTTATGTACTTGCACTGACTCGCATCGAATGGCTCGAGTTAAAGCTTCGACAACCAACTCTAACGAGCAATCCATTGTGGTGAAAGCTGAAAACGTTAAAGAAATGGCCAAAGTATTTGATGTAACGAAAGAAATCGAGTGCTTCTTGGAACAAGATAATTTACTAATAGCCAAATCAGACAATGTGGTGTTCTATGTACGGTTACTTGAAGGGAATTATCCTGATGTTTCAAAGTTAATCCCTCAAGAGTTCCCATCTAGAATCACGTTGAATAGAAATGATCTGCTGCAAGCGGTCGATAAAGTCAATATCTTGTCTAAGACGTCCGGTTCCGCAACGGCTATTAGGTTTGAGCTTGATGAGAAGAGCGCAGATCTCTTTTCTGTAGGCGATGAGGGAACAAACAACGTGGTTTCTCTTTCGGTAGCTCAACAGGATGTAGGCAAAGGGAATGCAAACATTAGAGTGTCTGGATTAGAAGGAGATACTGTAGAGACTTTTGCTTTTAATGGACGCTTTCTACAGGACGCTCTACAAGCTATGGAGAGCACGGAAGTAATGATATGTATTCAGGGTCCGATGAAACCATTTTTAATTATTCCTAAGCACGAGACAGATGAACGAAAAATGGAAGAGATTCAATTAATCTTACCAGTCCGCTTATATTAA